The DNA region cagATATACAAAACACCTATTCCCTCATTTCTccgtcttcctcctcttcttccacaCCTCTGATGTACAAAACATTATTGCACCTGTGAACAGAACCAAAAGTTTCCCTTAGttgtaaatactttttttttttttttttaaactttcaccaATATACATTGCTTTAAGCATTTTCGTGTTTCATTGTAGCCTGGCAACAGTCAGATTCTGTGTAGTAAATTGTTGCTGTTGACCTTGTCAACACACTTTTCCACAAAGTTCATTGTaattgaaaaaaatcatgtttttaaaagtattaaCTGATTAACAATGCTGTACAAGACTATTTTACTTTTGGATTAACAGTTATGGTCAAGCTTAATATTCAAGCATGTAAAATTAGCAATACACTAATATATTCTATTAATGCCAAGACATTAATAGATACAATACTCTGGAGAACTAAGGCATTTAATTACTGAAGAAAGGCATCATAAATACTTCtttacaagcattacaaaattcaGTTTTCCTCCCTTCAGGGGGAATCTTCATATAAAAGAGTTTGTAGTCTTCACCCAAGAATTACATTAGTATTTTTCATTGTAGTATACGTTTAGATGGGAGACACAGTACCTAGCACTACAAGTTTTAGTGCAAGTGATATGAAAAGATTTTAGAAAGACCTTGCCCCCACCATAAATACCCTAATTACCTTATCAAAACTTCACCAAGGTGTCCGGACAGCGCACCATCTATATACTCTTCTGTGTTTGCAAGCTTAAGAAGGCAACCAACAAGTATTAGAGCGATTGTAACAGAGAACCTCACGAAACGCACCGCGTTTTGCCCGCGGCCCAGCTACCCTGACCGCAGGAGGCCGAGCGCGGCTCCCGCCTGGCTCTCGGCGGGGTCCCGGTAGAGCCCACAGCAGAGACTCCGCAGATCCTTTAAAGGTGCCCGCTTCCCCGCCCACCAAGCGGCGCGAGCCCTGAGCCGAGGCCCGAGGGTCTCAGCGCGCCCCGGCGACGCTCCCCcacccccgctcctcacctgcaTGTTCATGTAACCGTCGACGGAGACGAGGTAGCCCTTGTACTCCATCCCCCACTTCAGCTTCACCATCACCGGCTTCCCCGTCAGCCCGTTCAGGAAGGGCTTAGGGTTCAGGGGCAGGCTCTGCCGGGGAGAACAGCCCGGTCAGCGCGGCCAACCCCCGCCCGCTCTGCCCCGCTGCCTCGAGACTGTTAACAACGGCCGCCGCCCCACCCCGCTGCCTCGAGACCGTTAACGACGGCCGCCGCGCCCGTtgcccgcgcgcgcgcgctcggcccctgcccccgccccgcggcccggcccgggcgcgcgcgcgccgcccTCACCATGGCGATGTAGCGACCGAGGGGAACGCGTAGGCCGCACAAAAGCTCCTCCCGGGCCGCACGTGCGCCCGCCGCAGGCCGGCAGGGAAGGGAAAGCAGGCCCGCTCCGGCTTTCGCTTCCGGGGCGGCGTACTGCCCTCCGACCTTTCGCACCGCGGCGCCACAGTTTCCATTGGATGCGGCGCCCCTGCGCGCCAAGAGAAAAGCGGCGCTGCCCATTGGCTGGGCGCTGCCGAGGCGGCTCTACGGGCCTCCCTCATTGGTCGGGCTGGCGCAGCTCGGCCGTTTTCCAACCAATGGTCGGTCCCGCCAGCGGTACCGTAGCTCCCGGCGACGTTGTTGAGCTGCGCTTCTCGCAGTACGTCgctgggagggggcggggccggggcggccgttgggggcggggaggggcggggccagggcggccgttgggggagtcctccctcagcctcccctgcGGAGCCGCCTCTTTGCCAGCTGCTTCAGGACCCCACGGGCGGAGTGAGggccttcccctccctctctgcttgGGCTGCCTCGTCACCCTAGTCCCGcagagccccgcaggcccctgagGAGTTGATTTCGTGCTCTTTTCCCCTCAAACCGGCAGAAATCTTCTTTCGCCTTGAAAACTGTACCACGACAGTAACACCTCCTCTCGCAGCCATGCATGAATCTGTCACAGTTTAGCGATCAAGGCTGTATGTGTGTAAATCATATATACACACCTGTGAGTGTGTGAAAATGACTCCACTGGAGTCGAAGGGCTCCTTTCCAGTACGTTATAATTTTGTTTTTGAGAATTGACAGCGCTGAGGACTGTTTTCAGCTCAGTACACCTATGTACCTCTCTATCCGTCTCTCATATCTGTGTGTCTATGTAGATATATCTCCACGAGGTGGCAGTGTTTAACTTGTATGATGACCGTGGCATCTGATGGGAGACTGCTGCTGACAGACTTTCCTTCTAATGTTATCAGCAAGTGTTGCAGTTCAAAGCATGGTGAAATCAACTgctgtataaaaataaatttgcaaaccAATACGCTTTCATTCCTCCACACACAGGGGTGGAAAGGCTGAGAGTTTAAGAGATGAATAAGCTTTGTCCTTGCCATAGTGCTAGTGATTTGCTCAATCTCATTTGACTCCCAGGCAAAGAAGCTGCCACAGCTTTTCTTGGCTGTAGAGAACATTAACCTGTTCACATTCATGaaacttcagtcc from Apteryx mantelli isolate bAptMan1 chromosome 1, bAptMan1.hap1, whole genome shotgun sequence includes:
- the SNRPF gene encoding small nuclear ribonucleoprotein F, yielding MGSAAFLLARRGAASNGNCGAAVRKVGGQYAAPEAKAGAGLLSLPCRPAAGARAAREELLCGLRVPLGRYIAMSLPLNPKPFLNGLTGKPVMVKLKWGMEYKGYLVSVDGYMNMQLANTEEYIDGALSGHLGEVLIRCNNVLYIRGVEEEEEDGEMRE